In Populus trichocarpa isolate Nisqually-1 chromosome 7, P.trichocarpa_v4.1, whole genome shotgun sequence, the following proteins share a genomic window:
- the LOC18100847 gene encoding protein FAR1-RELATED SEQUENCE 5, with protein sequence MMASTSGEQFNSNRNYRCWLAETFDDQETADDELAGNLDGNDNIIQQSIQDFPVSLEPFEPFIGMEFESAEDAREFYELYGRRMGFTIRNNRTRRSLKDNSIIGREFVCSKEGFRGGKSPKGENRVFQSRPITREGCNAMLRIAAKDGGKWVIYGFIKEHNHDLNPSKIPPRRSHRIAFSEDEKDLKIRELSTELHREKKKSAAYQKQLQMVLTYIEEHTQRLSLKAEVVANKVKELESEEPEDPDSD encoded by the exons ATGATGGCAAGCACCTCTGGTGAACAATTTAATTCTAACAGAAATTATAGATGTTGGCTGGCTGAAACTTTTGATGACCAAGAAACAGCAGATGATGAATTAGCTGGTAATCTTGATGGAAATGATAACATAATTCAGCAATCTATTCAAGATTTTCCAGTAAGTTTGGAGCCATTTGAACCATTTATCGGAATGGAGTTTGAATCAGCAGAGGATGCTAGGGAATTTTATGAGTTGTATGGCAGACGAATGGGCTTTACCATACGTAACAATCGTACACGTAGGTCACTCAAAGATAACTCAATAATTGGTCGAGAGTTTGTTTGCTCAAAAGAAGGCTTTCGTGGAGGAAAGAGTCCAAAGGGAGAAAACAGAGTTTTTCAATCACGGCCAATCACAAGGGAGGGATGCAATGCAATGTTGAGGATAGCTGCAAAGGATGGAGGAAAATGGGTTATTTATGGTTTCATAAAAGAACACAATCATGATCTTAATCCTAGTAAAATACCACCTCGCCGCTCACACAGGATTGCATTTAGTGAG GATGAGAAAGATCTCAAAATCCGAGAGCTATCCACCGAGCTGCATcgagagaaaaagaaatctgCTGCTTATCAAAAGCAGCTACAGATGGTTTTAACATATATCGAGGAGCACACACAACGTTTAT